In Terriglobales bacterium, the following proteins share a genomic window:
- a CDS encoding glutamine--fructose-6-phosphate aminotransferase, protein MCGIVGYVGKKRVVPVILDGLKRLEYRGYDSAGIAVAGNGAGLEIRRAEGKLRNLEEVIRLKPLNG, encoded by the coding sequence ATGTGCGGGATCGTAGGATACGTTGGGAAGAAGCGGGTGGTGCCGGTGATCCTGGACGGATTGAAGCGGCTGGAGTATCGCGGCTACGATTCGGCGGGGATTGCGGTGGCGGGCAATGGCGCGGGTCTGGAGATCCGGCGGGCGGAGGGCAAGCTCCGAAACCTGGAAGAAGTGATCCGGCTGAAGCCGCTGAATGGC